The following proteins are encoded in a genomic region of Mycobacterium sp. 155:
- a CDS encoding DUF1059 domain-containing protein: protein MAKTHLNCPCGEAITGTDEDDLVEKAQAHLAEAHPGREYDRDMILFMAY from the coding sequence ATGGCGAAGACACATCTCAATTGCCCGTGCGGTGAGGCGATCACCGGAACCGACGAGGACGATCTTGTCGAGAAGGCGCAGGCGCATCTGGCCGAGGCGCACCCCGGACGTGAGTACGACCGGGACATGATCCTCTTCATGGCCTACTGA